Proteins from a genomic interval of Gordonia sp. SL306:
- a CDS encoding isoprenyl transferase: MALRPGSRSGKRQAAPEPRADRTPVRPPDPHPSGARPPRIQPELIPRHVALVMDGNGRWAQDRGLPRTEGHKQGEAVLMDTVCGCIELGVTWLSAYAFSTENWSRSPEEVRFLMGFNRDVIRRRRDEMHEMGVRVRWAGRRPRLWRSVIRELEVAEEMTKDNTVMTLTMCVNYGGRAEIADAAKEIARRAAAGEIDPDRITEASFARYLDEPDMPDVDLFLRPSGEQRISNFLLWQSAYAEMVYQEKLFPDFDRRDLWAACLEYASRDRRFGGVMPT; the protein is encoded by the coding sequence ATGGCGTTACGACCCGGCTCGCGATCCGGGAAACGACAGGCCGCACCGGAACCCCGAGCAGATCGCACCCCCGTACGCCCACCCGACCCGCACCCGAGCGGCGCGCGGCCACCCCGGATTCAGCCCGAACTGATACCGAGGCACGTGGCCCTGGTGATGGACGGCAACGGCCGGTGGGCCCAGGACCGAGGACTACCCCGCACCGAAGGCCACAAGCAGGGCGAGGCGGTCCTGATGGACACCGTCTGCGGATGTATCGAACTCGGCGTGACCTGGCTGTCGGCCTATGCGTTCTCGACGGAGAACTGGTCGCGCAGTCCAGAAGAGGTTCGTTTCCTGATGGGCTTCAACCGTGACGTGATCCGCCGTCGGCGTGACGAGATGCACGAGATGGGCGTCCGGGTGCGTTGGGCGGGCCGCCGACCGCGCTTGTGGCGCAGTGTGATCCGCGAGCTCGAGGTGGCCGAGGAGATGACGAAGGACAACACCGTGATGACCCTCACGATGTGCGTCAACTATGGCGGTCGCGCCGAGATCGCCGACGCGGCAAAGGAAATCGCCCGTCGGGCCGCGGCCGGTGAGATCGATCCGGATCGGATCACCGAAGCGTCCTTCGCCCGTTATCTCGACGAGCCGGACATGCCCGACGTCGACCTCTTCCTGCGCCCGTCCGGCGAACAGCGGATCTCGAACTTCTTGCTGTGGCAGTCCGCGTACGCCGAGATGGTGTATCAGGAGAAGCTCTTTCCCGACTTCGATCGGCGCGACCTGTGGGCGGCGTGTCTCGAATACGCCTCGCGGGACCGACGATTCGGCGGAGTGATGCCGACATGA
- a CDS encoding DUF3089 domain-containing protein, with product MHLLRSGSVGRLLVAVGVAVASFSLVVSAESTAVAAPAPPTMWLCSPTMTSDPCDLPQDTTDLLTGRVTAPPPVAESAKPVDCFFVYGTATNALSLNADLVASPEIQAAASLHGARFNRTCRMFAPVYRQVSLPAGVLTNLGLAEPFAIAYRDVRNAWREYLAHAGNRGVIFIADSQGAYQLRKLIREEVDPRPALRRRLAGAFLMGANVTTAKGSAVGGDFRHIPVCTRQGEYQCVMAYSSNIVYPPVSAFGNSAVDVTSRASGLPNGPQYQVACTDPAVVSGNRAPVGITVPSEPFPPWLLAGLLAYTRFPDPWPTSSSTWTTGRGRGVGSCDEVYGIREYHIRMIRPQPINQLPLLDTHDLDFTFGLDRLVGIAARQAEDWRAHAR from the coding sequence GTGCATCTCCTCAGGTCCGGGTCGGTCGGTCGGCTCCTCGTCGCGGTCGGTGTGGCGGTCGCGTCGTTCTCACTCGTGGTCAGTGCTGAATCCACGGCCGTCGCCGCACCGGCCCCGCCCACCATGTGGCTGTGCAGTCCGACCATGACGTCGGACCCGTGCGATCTTCCTCAGGACACCACCGACCTGCTGACAGGCCGGGTCACGGCGCCGCCACCGGTCGCCGAATCCGCCAAGCCGGTGGATTGCTTCTTCGTGTACGGGACCGCGACAAACGCGCTCTCGCTCAACGCGGATCTGGTTGCGTCGCCGGAGATCCAGGCGGCCGCCTCACTGCATGGGGCACGATTCAATCGGACGTGCCGCATGTTCGCCCCCGTCTACCGACAGGTGTCCCTACCCGCAGGCGTGCTCACCAATCTCGGCCTGGCCGAACCCTTCGCCATCGCCTATCGCGATGTCCGCAACGCCTGGCGGGAGTATCTCGCCCACGCGGGCAACCGAGGCGTGATCTTCATCGCCGACTCGCAGGGCGCCTACCAGCTCCGCAAACTGATCCGCGAGGAAGTCGACCCCCGGCCGGCGCTGCGTCGTCGACTCGCAGGCGCCTTCCTGATGGGCGCAAACGTGACCACCGCCAAGGGGAGTGCCGTGGGCGGGGACTTCCGCCACATCCCCGTGTGTACCCGCCAGGGCGAGTACCAGTGTGTGATGGCGTATTCGTCGAACATCGTCTATCCACCCGTGTCGGCATTCGGCAACAGTGCGGTCGATGTGACATCGCGGGCATCTGGATTGCCGAACGGGCCGCAATACCAGGTCGCCTGCACGGACCCGGCGGTGGTGAGCGGCAATCGTGCGCCGGTCGGCATCACGGTGCCGAGTGAGCCGTTCCCGCCTTGGCTCCTCGCGGGTCTGCTGGCCTACACCAGGTTCCCGGATCCCTGGCCGACGTCGTCGTCGACCTGGACGACCGGCCGCGGTCGCGGGGTGGGTAGCTGCGACGAGGTGTACGGCATCCGCGAGTACCACATACGGATGATCCGGCCACAGCCGATCAACCAGCTGCCATTGCTGGACACCCACGATCTCGACTTCACTTTCGGGCTCGACCGGCTCGTCGGGATCGCCGCCCGGCAGGCCGAGGACTGGCGAGCACACGCTCGTTGA
- a CDS encoding hemolysin family protein, with the protein MPDDVWFVVAALVLIPVGGLFAAVDAAITTVSMARVEDMAKEQRAGAVRLIAVLHGRATYVGLAVLMRVTSETAAVALMTLVLTDWLGVGWGLFAAIVGMAVVSFVAVGVGPRTLGRQHAYTIALSSAIVLQGIGLLLKPLTRLLIMVGNAVTPGKGFRNGPFATEVELREVVDLAEASGVVAADERRMIQSVFDLGDTNAREIMVPRPEMIWIEQDKTAAQAMNLAVRSGHSRIPVIGENPDDIVGVVYLKDLVAEGGRSTSAHVHDFMRDAEFIPDSKPLDKVLADMQRTRNHMALLVDEYGGIAGLVTIEDVLEEIVGEITDEYDTDEVAPIEELEGGSYRVSARLPVEDLGELFGLDIDDDEIETVGGLLGLELGRVPLPGARVESNGLLLVAEGGPNRRGRQRITTLLVSRVDDPDAGDTSSAHGDRDDTDMPTSDPAESDRGAEYSMSSRGRSQVREQVRRHGDTTGDTTRSEDRT; encoded by the coding sequence GTGCCCGACGACGTCTGGTTCGTCGTGGCGGCACTCGTGCTGATCCCGGTCGGCGGGCTGTTCGCCGCCGTCGACGCGGCCATCACCACCGTTTCCATGGCGCGCGTCGAGGATATGGCGAAAGAACAGCGCGCCGGTGCGGTTCGCCTGATCGCGGTGTTGCACGGACGGGCAACCTATGTGGGTCTCGCCGTCCTGATGCGGGTCACCTCCGAGACGGCCGCGGTCGCCCTGATGACCCTTGTGCTGACCGACTGGCTCGGCGTCGGCTGGGGTCTGTTCGCGGCCATCGTCGGGATGGCGGTGGTGTCGTTCGTCGCCGTCGGCGTGGGGCCGCGAACCCTCGGTCGGCAGCATGCGTACACGATCGCGCTGTCGTCGGCGATCGTGTTGCAGGGCATCGGATTGCTGCTCAAACCACTGACCCGACTGCTCATCATGGTGGGCAACGCGGTGACGCCCGGCAAGGGCTTCCGCAACGGGCCCTTCGCCACCGAGGTGGAACTGCGCGAGGTCGTCGACCTCGCCGAGGCCAGTGGTGTGGTGGCGGCGGACGAGCGCCGGATGATCCAGTCGGTCTTCGATCTCGGCGACACCAACGCGCGCGAGATCATGGTGCCGCGACCGGAGATGATCTGGATCGAGCAGGACAAGACCGCCGCCCAGGCGATGAATCTCGCGGTGCGGTCCGGGCATTCGCGTATCCCGGTGATCGGGGAGAACCCCGACGACATCGTCGGCGTGGTCTATCTCAAGGACCTCGTCGCCGAAGGAGGCCGTTCGACGTCTGCGCACGTCCACGACTTCATGCGCGACGCCGAGTTCATCCCGGATTCCAAACCGCTGGACAAGGTGTTGGCGGACATGCAGCGCACACGCAATCACATGGCGCTGCTCGTCGACGAGTACGGCGGGATCGCGGGGCTGGTGACCATCGAGGACGTCCTCGAGGAGATCGTCGGTGAGATCACCGACGAGTACGACACCGACGAGGTCGCGCCGATCGAAGAACTCGAGGGTGGGTCCTACCGTGTGTCGGCGCGGCTGCCCGTGGAAGACCTCGGCGAACTCTTCGGCCTCGACATCGACGACGACGAGATCGAGACCGTCGGCGGTTTGCTCGGCCTCGAACTAGGCCGGGTACCGCTGCCGGGCGCCCGGGTCGAGTCGAACGGGCTGCTGCTCGTCGCCGAAGGTGGCCCGAACCGCCGGGGCCGCCAGCGCATCACCACCCTGCTGGTGAGCCGGGTCGACGATCCTGACGCCGGCGACACGTCGTCGGCCCATGGTGATCGCGACGACACCGACATGCCCACGTCCGATCCGGCCGAATCCGACCGCGGTGCGGAATACTCGATGTCCAGCCGTGGGCGTTCGCAGGTCCGGGAGCAGGTCCGACGACACGGCGACACAACGGGTGACACCACCAGGAGCGAGGACCGAACGTGA
- a CDS encoding PhoH family protein: MSDDNPDLSAPTSRTLAGRSVTSNVEISPEVVFGLLGTSDVNLRTLEQLLPADIHVRGNQVTLTGVPADVAASERVIAELVDLVGRGTPLTPDLVRHSVSMLSEGTAESPADVLSLDILSRRGKTIRPKTLNQKKYVDAIDNNTIVFGLGPAGTGKTYLGMAKAVQALQSKSVNRIILTRPAVEAGERLGFLPGTLSEKIDPYLRPLYDALHDMMDPESIPKLMAAGVIEVAPLAYMRGRAQPLSTRVLTPEGFRPIGDLQVGDAVIGSDGTPTDVLGVYPQGFKDIVRVTTQDGASTLSSTDHLWSVYTRSDRRRGKGPRVLAAKEMIGNLRAAHYHRYELPLLAAPVAFDAQPVPFDPYALGLMLGDGCMAGMTTPSFTTKDPELVDALVDAVPGIRARRKTEIDYVLNRITTPGEVITIENPVTGAMRATGLWGTKSSTKFVPKQYLLNSAEVRLAVLQGLLDTDGGPVGQAGRTCRVQYTTVSDQLRDDVMFLVQSLGGIVYTRTRAAEGRTPGNARGREVLYRHDAHVLDIRLPEGVAPFRLGRKAARYGVDGSKEPKRYIESIESVGTEEAVCIKVAAEDSLYVTEDFLLTHNTLNDAFIILDEAQNTTGEQMKMFLTRLGFGSKVVVTGDTTQVDLPGGAQSGLTAATRILDGIDDIHFSHLTSADVVRHRLVADIVDAYGRAEENSRVGGRLRDADNLQGNRAARRAASHGRRS; the protein is encoded by the coding sequence GTGAGTGACGACAACCCCGACCTGAGCGCGCCGACCAGCCGGACTCTTGCGGGTCGATCTGTCACCTCCAACGTGGAAATCTCTCCCGAGGTGGTGTTCGGGCTGCTCGGGACCAGTGACGTCAATCTGCGCACCCTCGAACAACTGCTGCCGGCGGATATCCACGTGCGTGGCAACCAGGTCACCCTGACCGGTGTGCCTGCCGACGTCGCGGCATCGGAGCGGGTCATCGCCGAACTCGTCGATCTGGTCGGTCGCGGCACCCCTCTGACGCCCGACCTCGTCCGACACAGCGTCTCCATGCTCTCCGAGGGGACCGCGGAATCGCCCGCCGACGTGCTGTCGCTCGACATCCTGTCCCGGCGCGGCAAGACGATCCGGCCGAAGACCCTGAACCAGAAGAAGTACGTCGACGCGATCGACAACAACACGATCGTGTTCGGTCTCGGTCCCGCCGGCACAGGCAAGACCTATCTGGGGATGGCGAAGGCCGTGCAGGCCCTGCAGTCGAAGTCGGTCAACCGCATCATCCTGACCCGGCCGGCGGTCGAGGCGGGGGAGCGACTCGGCTTCCTGCCGGGCACACTCAGCGAGAAGATCGACCCGTATCTGCGGCCGCTCTACGACGCTCTGCACGACATGATGGATCCGGAGTCGATCCCGAAGCTGATGGCGGCCGGGGTCATCGAGGTCGCGCCGCTCGCATATATGCGCGGGCGGGCACAGCCCTTGTCGACCCGAGTACTCACTCCGGAAGGTTTCCGGCCCATCGGCGATTTGCAGGTCGGTGACGCGGTCATCGGTTCGGACGGCACACCCACCGACGTGCTCGGCGTCTACCCACAGGGTTTCAAGGACATCGTGCGTGTCACCACCCAGGACGGCGCGTCGACTCTGAGCTCGACCGACCACCTATGGTCGGTCTACACGCGGTCGGATCGTCGCCGTGGCAAGGGCCCGCGGGTGCTGGCTGCCAAGGAGATGATCGGGAATCTGCGCGCGGCGCATTACCACCGCTACGAGCTGCCGCTGCTGGCTGCGCCGGTGGCCTTCGATGCCCAGCCGGTGCCGTTCGACCCCTACGCGCTCGGGTTGATGCTGGGCGATGGGTGCATGGCCGGCATGACGACGCCGTCCTTCACGACCAAAGACCCGGAGCTGGTCGACGCACTGGTGGACGCGGTGCCCGGCATTCGCGCGCGGCGCAAGACCGAGATCGACTATGTGCTCAACCGGATCACCACACCGGGCGAGGTGATCACCATCGAGAATCCTGTGACGGGTGCGATGCGTGCGACGGGACTCTGGGGCACCAAGTCGTCGACGAAGTTCGTGCCGAAGCAGTACCTTCTCAACTCCGCTGAGGTACGGCTGGCGGTACTGCAGGGTCTCCTCGACACCGACGGCGGTCCGGTCGGTCAGGCGGGGCGTACCTGCCGCGTCCAGTACACGACCGTGTCCGACCAGCTCCGTGACGATGTGATGTTCCTCGTTCAATCGCTCGGCGGCATCGTCTACACACGCACTCGTGCTGCAGAGGGACGGACCCCGGGCAATGCACGTGGCCGCGAAGTGCTGTACCGCCATGATGCCCACGTGCTCGACATCCGACTCCCGGAGGGCGTTGCACCCTTCAGGCTCGGCCGCAAGGCCGCACGGTATGGCGTGGACGGCTCCAAAGAACCCAAGCGCTACATCGAGAGCATCGAATCAGTGGGTACCGAGGAGGCGGTCTGCATCAAGGTCGCCGCCGAGGATTCGTTGTATGTCACCGAGGACTTCCTGCTGACGCACAACACGCTCAATGACGCCTTCATCATCCTCGACGAGGCCCAGAACACCACGGGCGAACAGATGAAGATGTTCCTCACCCGACTGGGTTTCGGGTCCAAGGTCGTCGTCACCGGCGACACCACACAGGTTGATCTCCCAGGTGGGGCACAGAGCGGACTCACCGCGGCGACACGGATTCTCGACGGTATCGACGACATCCACTTCTCGCACCTCACCAGCGCGGACGTGGTCCGGCACCGGTTGGTGGCCGACATCGTGGACGCATACGGACGAGCCGAGGAGAACTCGCGCGTCGGCGGACGACTGCGCGACGCCGACAACCTGCAGGGCAACCGGGCGGCTCGTCGGGCCGCCTCGCACGGACGTCGCTCATGA
- the recO gene encoding DNA repair protein RecO, which produces MRFYRDEAVVLRQHKLGEADRIITLLTQDHGLVRAVAKGVRRTRSKFGARLEPFAHVDVHLYPGRNLDVVTQVHTLHAFADAIVADYGRYTTACAVLETAERLAGEERAPAAQLHRLTVGALEALAEHRRANQLILDAYLLRAMHCAGWMPTLDVCARCTQPGPHRAFHVAAGGAVCIHCRPPGSATPSPGVLDLMDALFRGQWEHTAEATSSMQRQASGLTAAHLQWHLERQLRTLPLIEREAPHRLVDTA; this is translated from the coding sequence GTGAGGTTCTATCGGGATGAGGCCGTGGTGCTTCGCCAGCACAAGCTGGGCGAGGCCGACCGCATCATCACGCTGCTCACCCAGGACCACGGTCTGGTACGTGCCGTGGCCAAAGGCGTCCGCCGGACCCGCTCGAAGTTCGGTGCCCGGCTCGAACCCTTCGCCCATGTCGACGTCCACCTCTACCCCGGTCGCAACCTCGACGTCGTGACCCAGGTGCACACCCTCCATGCATTCGCCGACGCCATCGTGGCCGATTACGGCCGATACACCACGGCCTGCGCGGTGCTGGAGACCGCGGAGCGGTTGGCCGGTGAGGAGCGCGCACCGGCCGCGCAGTTGCACCGACTCACGGTCGGTGCCCTGGAAGCACTCGCCGAACACCGCCGCGCCAACCAACTCATCCTCGATGCCTACCTGCTGCGTGCGATGCACTGCGCGGGATGGATGCCGACGCTGGACGTGTGCGCCCGCTGTACGCAGCCGGGCCCACATCGGGCGTTCCATGTGGCGGCCGGTGGTGCGGTGTGCATCCACTGTCGGCCACCCGGATCGGCCACCCCGTCACCAGGGGTTCTCGACCTGATGGATGCCCTGTTCCGTGGCCAGTGGGAACACACCGCCGAGGCCACTTCGTCGATGCAGCGCCAGGCGAGCGGGCTGACCGCCGCTCACCTGCAGTGGCATCTCGAACGTCAGTTGCGAACCCTGCCGCTCATCGAACGCGAAGCACCTCATAGGCTGGTGGACACCGCGTGA
- a CDS encoding cytidine deaminase, with product MTAPSSGLPELSDEDQKLVVLARGALARAESSSAAAVRDADGRTYAGAPVAAETLSLSGLQVALASALSSGAQAFEAAVLVNGASDDPGLVTLAEFGSDAYAVHTDLSGTPTGRQDAHR from the coding sequence GTGACCGCACCGTCGAGCGGACTGCCCGAGTTGTCCGACGAGGACCAGAAGCTGGTCGTCTTGGCGCGGGGCGCACTCGCCCGCGCGGAGAGCTCATCGGCGGCCGCCGTCCGCGATGCCGACGGCCGAACCTATGCCGGCGCGCCCGTGGCCGCCGAGACGTTGAGCCTGTCCGGCCTCCAGGTCGCCCTGGCGAGTGCGCTGTCCAGCGGTGCCCAGGCCTTCGAGGCGGCCGTGTTGGTCAACGGCGCCTCCGACGATCCGGGCCTGGTCACCCTCGCGGAGTTCGGCTCGGATGCGTATGCGGTGCACACCGACCTGTCGGGGACACCGACCGGTCGTCAGGATGCGCACCGATGA
- a CDS encoding Fur family transcriptional regulator, with amino-acid sequence MTAGPDRPVTGVRSTRQRAAIADALAAGDDFVSAQELHDQLKARGESIGLTTVYRNLQALSQSGQIDMLWDGSGETRYRHCSSGHHHHLVCRRCGTTVEVQAEPVEKWAASVAARHGFTDINHTVEVFGYCADCRAQN; translated from the coding sequence TGACCGGTGTCCGGTCGACCAGGCAGCGTGCCGCGATCGCCGACGCGCTCGCCGCCGGCGACGACTTCGTCTCCGCGCAGGAACTGCACGATCAGCTCAAGGCGCGGGGAGAATCGATCGGACTGACCACCGTGTACCGAAATCTGCAGGCGTTGAGTCAATCAGGGCAGATCGACATGCTGTGGGACGGCTCGGGCGAGACGCGGTATCGCCACTGTTCGTCCGGACATCATCACCACCTCGTGTGCCGTCGCTGCGGCACGACGGTGGAGGTGCAAGCCGAGCCCGTCGAGAAGTGGGCAGCGAGTGTGGCCGCACGGCACGGTTTCACCGACATCAACCACACCGTAGAGGTCTTCGGCTACTGCGCCGACTGCCGGGCGCAGAACTGA
- a CDS encoding YhgE/Pip domain-containing protein, producing the protein MGRHETGDEVEPNGPGGRESPGYSGAEHAAPEQDAAAGTTIAGVLRSPRFWLAPLLLVVVIMSFMAALYMGAVADPQRNLHDFPIALVNEDRGGDVDNPDGGTTKQNFGDQVAAGVISTAAESGIAVEKVDRTTALNRLNSGKAYGVVVIGPNFTNRAVSLGRAAVLEAKPDPMAIDVFINRGSGTFASAVTTTFADQMSEQVNAQVGERLVDTVRQSLVKADVPFSGAAQLALSNPVDVRIVEPTPLPDGSGNGLSAFYFTLLLILAGFTGAMMVSVVVDGILGQTPIEYGPFYQLRQRLAISRWGTLATKWTIMVLVAVIQSALFIAVCTAVGTSLPNAFALWLFSVLVITAVGVSASSMMAVFGNPGLILNLVFFVILGLPSSGGTVPLEASPRLFAWIAAVEPMHLVYLGTRAILYFDADLDAGLGRSIIQCAIGLLVGVLLGLGGTKLYDRKGWHRFPGGMTLSPRLRRLVGGDGPASITTPSPAHVAAVSGSGSPRPPGTSGPPAASETPDVTQAPEDPGRMS; encoded by the coding sequence ATGGGTCGGCACGAAACAGGCGACGAGGTGGAGCCCAACGGGCCCGGCGGGCGGGAGTCTCCCGGATACTCTGGCGCCGAACACGCCGCCCCCGAACAGGATGCGGCGGCCGGCACCACGATCGCCGGTGTCCTGCGCTCACCGCGGTTCTGGCTGGCGCCGCTGCTGCTGGTCGTCGTCATCATGTCGTTCATGGCGGCGCTCTACATGGGCGCGGTCGCGGACCCGCAGCGCAACCTGCACGATTTCCCGATCGCCCTCGTCAACGAGGATCGTGGCGGCGACGTCGACAATCCGGATGGCGGCACCACGAAGCAGAACTTCGGCGATCAGGTCGCCGCGGGCGTGATCTCGACAGCGGCCGAGAGCGGTATCGCGGTGGAGAAGGTGGACCGGACCACCGCACTCAACCGACTGAACTCCGGCAAGGCCTACGGGGTGGTGGTGATCGGCCCCAACTTCACCAATCGCGCGGTGAGCCTCGGCCGGGCCGCGGTGCTCGAGGCCAAACCGGATCCGATGGCGATCGACGTGTTCATCAACCGCGGTTCCGGAACCTTCGCGTCGGCAGTCACCACCACCTTCGCCGACCAGATGTCGGAGCAGGTCAATGCCCAGGTCGGCGAACGCCTCGTGGACACCGTCCGGCAGAGCCTGGTCAAGGCCGATGTGCCGTTCTCGGGGGCCGCCCAGCTGGCGTTGTCCAATCCGGTGGATGTGCGGATCGTCGAGCCGACCCCGTTGCCGGACGGATCCGGAAACGGGTTGTCCGCGTTCTATTTCACGTTGTTGCTCATCCTGGCGGGGTTCACCGGCGCGATGATGGTGAGCGTCGTGGTCGACGGCATCCTCGGCCAGACGCCCATCGAGTACGGACCCTTCTATCAGCTCAGGCAGCGGCTCGCGATCTCTCGCTGGGGAACGCTGGCGACCAAGTGGACCATCATGGTGCTCGTCGCGGTGATCCAGTCCGCACTGTTCATCGCGGTGTGCACAGCGGTCGGCACGTCGTTGCCGAATGCGTTTGCGCTGTGGCTGTTCTCGGTGCTGGTGATCACCGCGGTCGGGGTGTCGGCGAGTTCGATGATGGCGGTGTTCGGCAATCCCGGTCTCATCCTGAACCTGGTGTTCTTCGTGATCCTCGGACTCCCATCGTCGGGTGGCACGGTGCCGCTGGAGGCGAGTCCGCGACTGTTCGCCTGGATCGCCGCGGTGGAACCGATGCATCTGGTCTATCTCGGGACTCGTGCCATCCTCTATTTCGACGCGGATCTCGACGCCGGACTGGGCCGGTCGATCATCCAGTGCGCGATCGGTCTGCTGGTGGGCGTGCTGCTCGGTCTGGGCGGCACCAAGCTCTACGACCGCAAGGGCTGGCACCGGTTCCCCGGCGGGATGACGTTGTCGCCGCGGCTGCGCAGGCTGGTCGGCGGCGACGGGCCCGCCTCGATCACCACACCGTCCCCGGCACACGTCGCCGCGGTGAGTGGTTCGGGGTCACCTCGGCCCCCCGGGACGTCCGGCCCGCCGGCCGCATCGGAGACACCAGATGTCACACAGGCACCAGAGGACCCGGGACGCATGTCGTAG
- the era gene encoding GTPase Era, whose protein sequence is MTEFRSGFVCFVGRPNTGKSTLTNALVGEKIAITSNRPQTTRHTIRGIVNRDDAQLILVDTPGLHRPRTLLGQRLNDLVRDTYSEVDVIGVCVPADETIGPGDRWIVSQVRQMAPSTTVLGVVTKIDRVTPDRVAAQLVALSELLGPTSEVVPVSARSGAQLDILTDVLVGLMEPGPAFYPDGELTDEPEEVLMAEFIREAALEGVRDELPHSLAVVIEEIIPREEEQEGQGPSMVDVHAILYVERDSQKGIIIGHRGARLKEVGTVARGQIEKLLGTRVYLDLHVKVAKDWQRDPKQLGRMGF, encoded by the coding sequence ATGACCGAGTTCCGGTCGGGATTCGTCTGCTTCGTCGGTCGGCCGAACACCGGAAAATCCACCCTCACCAACGCTCTCGTCGGTGAGAAGATCGCCATCACCTCGAACCGGCCACAGACCACACGGCACACCATCCGGGGGATCGTCAATCGCGACGACGCCCAGTTGATCCTGGTCGACACACCAGGTCTGCACCGGCCTCGGACTCTGCTCGGCCAGCGACTCAACGACCTCGTCCGGGACACGTACTCGGAGGTCGACGTGATCGGTGTGTGCGTCCCGGCCGACGAGACGATCGGGCCAGGCGACCGCTGGATCGTGTCCCAGGTCCGTCAGATGGCCCCAAGCACCACGGTGCTGGGCGTGGTCACCAAGATCGACCGCGTCACCCCGGATCGAGTCGCCGCGCAACTCGTCGCGTTGTCCGAACTGCTCGGCCCCACCTCCGAGGTGGTCCCGGTGTCGGCGAGGTCGGGCGCTCAGCTCGACATCCTGACCGACGTGTTGGTCGGCCTGATGGAACCCGGCCCGGCCTTCTATCCCGACGGTGAGCTCACCGACGAACCCGAGGAGGTGCTGATGGCGGAGTTCATCCGTGAGGCGGCCCTCGAGGGTGTCCGTGACGAACTCCCGCACTCGCTCGCGGTGGTGATCGAGGAGATCATCCCGCGCGAGGAGGAGCAGGAGGGGCAGGGGCCGTCGATGGTCGATGTGCACGCCATCCTCTATGTCGAGCGGGACAGCCAGAAGGGCATCATCATCGGCCATCGAGGTGCCCGGCTGAAAGAGGTCGGCACCGTGGCGCGGGGACAGATCGAGAAGCTGCTCGGCACCAGGGTGTACCTGGATCTGCATGTGAAGGTGGCCAAGGACTGGCAGCGGGACCCGAAGCAATTGGGGCGCATGGGCTTCTGA
- the ybeY gene encoding rRNA maturation RNase YbeY yields MSIELANESGVEVPGDLIIESARFAITAMDVHPAAELSVVCVDEDTMADMHMQWMDLPGPTDVMSFPMDELVPGGRPDAAEPGPAILGDIVLCPAFAAQQAKSARRSFEHELSMLTIHGVLHLLGYDHAEPDEEKEMFGLQNRILEDFYAARHRRAQQQRQSDRDTQLLTNIGFAETARPENAPVEDE; encoded by the coding sequence ATGAGCATCGAACTGGCCAACGAATCGGGTGTCGAGGTCCCCGGGGACCTGATCATCGAGTCGGCACGCTTCGCCATCACCGCGATGGACGTCCATCCGGCCGCGGAACTCTCGGTGGTCTGTGTCGACGAGGACACGATGGCCGACATGCACATGCAGTGGATGGATCTGCCCGGCCCGACAGACGTGATGAGCTTCCCGATGGACGAGCTGGTCCCGGGTGGGCGGCCGGATGCCGCGGAACCGGGGCCGGCGATCCTCGGTGACATCGTGTTGTGCCCGGCGTTCGCCGCTCAGCAGGCGAAGTCGGCGCGGCGCTCGTTCGAGCACGAGCTGTCGATGCTGACGATCCACGGGGTGCTTCATCTGCTGGGCTATGACCACGCCGAGCCGGATGAGGAAAAAGAGATGTTCGGCCTGCAGAACCGAATCCTCGAGGATTTCTACGCGGCGCGGCATCGCCGGGCGCAGCAACAGCGACAGTCCGATCGGGACACCCAGTTGCTGACCAACATCGGCTTCGCCGAGACCGCCCGGCCCGAGAACGCTCCCGTCGAGGACGAGTGA